One Glycine soja cultivar W05 chromosome 2, ASM419377v2, whole genome shotgun sequence genomic region harbors:
- the LOC114397186 gene encoding protein GRAVITROPIC IN THE LIGHT 1-like isoform X2, giving the protein MECSDTKPVKPSSNNISEMVYKFAKVCKLKSIGVFSSEIPNLPHLQRSICNETLLSENSSEENRCYDQKVHPHPIEVPAKENACACLEVMRKMFDAVSVLKLAYLQLQQAHIPYDPQKIVAADDLVVAELEKLCKFKREYAQKHCKKVRFNAARSAPLMAEIVAKEALLGKLKSQNSAKDSEILRLWRELQDLEMGNKNLSEKIKQISSEKRRAGVLSVTKFQDVFNAASKSIHDFAKPLISLMKASGWDLDRAASSIENGAVYSKRCDKKYAFEAYIARRMFHGIVLTSYDVSDIMKFGDPFDALMENPHSDFAKFCQAKYLLVVHPKMEESFFGNLDHRTFIMSGKHPRTEFYQLFAKMAKWVWVLLGYAVSIDPEATLFSVSRGSAFSSLFMESVEEEKESAILSDEDEERATHKVQFMIIPGFQIGNIVVKSRVYISKHSSS; this is encoded by the coding sequence aTGGAGTGCTCAGATACTAAGCCTGTGAAACCAAGCTCAAATAATATATCAGAAATGGTGTACAAGTTTGCCAAAGTTTGTAAATTGAAGTCTATTGGGGTGTTCTCTTCCGAAATCCCCAATCTCCCTCACTTGCAAAGATCCATTTGCAATGAGACCCTTCTGAGTGAAAACAGCAGTGAGGAGAACAGATGCTATGACCAAAAAGTGCATCCCCACCCCATTGAAGTTCCTGCCAAAGAGAATGCTTGTGCTTGTTTGGAGGTCATGAGGAAGATGTTTGATGCTGTTTCGGTGTTGAAATTGGCATACCTTCAGCTTCAGCAGGCTCATATCCCTTATGACCCTCAGAAGATTGTTGCAGCTGATGACCTTGTTGTTGCTGAGCTTGAGAAGCTTTGCAAGTTCAAGCGCGAATATGCGCAGAAACACTGCAAGAAAGTGAGGTTCAATGCCGCACGTTCTGCTCCTTTGATGGCTGAAATTGTGGCCAAAGAGGCACTTTTGGGGAAGCTTAAGTCTCAGAACAGTGCCAAAGATTCTGAGATTCTTCGGTTGTGGCGGGAGCTGCAAGATTTGGAGATGGGGAATAAAAATCTGAGCGAGAAGATCAAGCAGATAAGTTCAGAGAAAAGGAGAGCAGGTGTTTTGAGTGTTACTAAGTTTCAGGATGTCTTCAATGCTGCTTCAAAGTCCATTCATGATTTTGCAAAACCGCTGATTAGCTTGATGAAAGCTTCGGGCTGGGACCTTGATAGGGCAGCAAGTTCCATTGAGAATGGTGCTGTTTATTCCAAAAGGTGTGACAAGAAGTATGCTTTTGAGGCCTACATTGCGCGCAGAATGTTTCATGGGATTGTGTTAACCTCTTATGATGTGAGTGATATTATGAAGTTTGGTGACCCTTTTGATGCACTGATGGAAAATCCACATTCAGATTTTGCCAAATTTTGTCAAGCAAAGTACCTTCTTGTTGTGCATCCGAAAATGGAAGAGTCATTCTTTGGCAATTTGGATCACCGAACATTCATAATGAGTGGCAAGCACCCTAGAACCGAGTTCTATCAGTTGTTTGCTAAAATGGCAAAATGGGTTTGGGTTTTACTTGGATATGCTGTGTCAATAGATCCCGAAGCAACCCTGTTTTCGGTGAGTAGAGGAAGTGCGTTCTCCAGCTTGTTCATGGAATCTGTTGAGGAAGAAAAGGAGAGTGCAATTCTttcagatgaagatgaagaaagaGCGACACACAAAGTTCAGTTTATGATCATACCCGGGTTTCAAATTGGAAATATTGTGGTGAAGTCTCGAGTTTATATCTCGAAACATTCTTCAAGCTAA
- the LOC114397186 gene encoding protein GRAVITROPIC IN THE LIGHT 1-like isoform X1 gives MSERQKMVPTSTELQPRAPCNLVLFLSAPPTTLPLSDTKPVKPSSNNISEMVYKFAKVCKLKSIGVFSSEIPNLPHLQRSICNETLLSENSSEENRCYDQKVHPHPIEVPAKENACACLEVMRKMFDAVSVLKLAYLQLQQAHIPYDPQKIVAADDLVVAELEKLCKFKREYAQKHCKKVRFNAARSAPLMAEIVAKEALLGKLKSQNSAKDSEILRLWRELQDLEMGNKNLSEKIKQISSEKRRAGVLSVTKFQDVFNAASKSIHDFAKPLISLMKASGWDLDRAASSIENGAVYSKRCDKKYAFEAYIARRMFHGIVLTSYDVSDIMKFGDPFDALMENPHSDFAKFCQAKYLLVVHPKMEESFFGNLDHRTFIMSGKHPRTEFYQLFAKMAKWVWVLLGYAVSIDPEATLFSVSRGSAFSSLFMESVEEEKESAILSDEDEERATHKVQFMIIPGFQIGNIVVKSRVYISKHSSS, from the exons ATGTCAGAGAGACAGAAGATGGTGCCAACCAGCACTGAACTCCAACCGAGAGCACCTTGCAACCTTGTACTGTTCCTCTCTGCTCCTCCAACTACACTTCCACTTTCTG ATACTAAGCCTGTGAAACCAAGCTCAAATAATATATCAGAAATGGTGTACAAGTTTGCCAAAGTTTGTAAATTGAAGTCTATTGGGGTGTTCTCTTCCGAAATCCCCAATCTCCCTCACTTGCAAAGATCCATTTGCAATGAGACCCTTCTGAGTGAAAACAGCAGTGAGGAGAACAGATGCTATGACCAAAAAGTGCATCCCCACCCCATTGAAGTTCCTGCCAAAGAGAATGCTTGTGCTTGTTTGGAGGTCATGAGGAAGATGTTTGATGCTGTTTCGGTGTTGAAATTGGCATACCTTCAGCTTCAGCAGGCTCATATCCCTTATGACCCTCAGAAGATTGTTGCAGCTGATGACCTTGTTGTTGCTGAGCTTGAGAAGCTTTGCAAGTTCAAGCGCGAATATGCGCAGAAACACTGCAAGAAAGTGAGGTTCAATGCCGCACGTTCTGCTCCTTTGATGGCTGAAATTGTGGCCAAAGAGGCACTTTTGGGGAAGCTTAAGTCTCAGAACAGTGCCAAAGATTCTGAGATTCTTCGGTTGTGGCGGGAGCTGCAAGATTTGGAGATGGGGAATAAAAATCTGAGCGAGAAGATCAAGCAGATAAGTTCAGAGAAAAGGAGAGCAGGTGTTTTGAGTGTTACTAAGTTTCAGGATGTCTTCAATGCTGCTTCAAAGTCCATTCATGATTTTGCAAAACCGCTGATTAGCTTGATGAAAGCTTCGGGCTGGGACCTTGATAGGGCAGCAAGTTCCATTGAGAATGGTGCTGTTTATTCCAAAAGGTGTGACAAGAAGTATGCTTTTGAGGCCTACATTGCGCGCAGAATGTTTCATGGGATTGTGTTAACCTCTTATGATGTGAGTGATATTATGAAGTTTGGTGACCCTTTTGATGCACTGATGGAAAATCCACATTCAGATTTTGCCAAATTTTGTCAAGCAAAGTACCTTCTTGTTGTGCATCCGAAAATGGAAGAGTCATTCTTTGGCAATTTGGATCACCGAACATTCATAATGAGTGGCAAGCACCCTAGAACCGAGTTCTATCAGTTGTTTGCTAAAATGGCAAAATGGGTTTGGGTTTTACTTGGATATGCTGTGTCAATAGATCCCGAAGCAACCCTGTTTTCGGTGAGTAGAGGAAGTGCGTTCTCCAGCTTGTTCATGGAATCTGTTGAGGAAGAAAAGGAGAGTGCAATTCTttcagatgaagatgaagaaagaGCGACACACAAAGTTCAGTTTATGATCATACCCGGGTTTCAAATTGGAAATATTGTGGTGAAGTCTCGAGTTTATATCTCGAAACATTCTTCAAGCTAA